In Acropora muricata isolate sample 2 chromosome 11, ASM3666990v1, whole genome shotgun sequence, one DNA window encodes the following:
- the LOC136890098 gene encoding uncharacterized protein, whose protein sequence is MASVGVTSASQEISPSFEKLLRDVTANLSPEELRHAVSSIKTNFEGKFNSKDDQDLYSCLHLFANQGVVSEDNLTLLEKFVVTSHTSNKATIEAKIHNFKATRPFQEPRKEELTGRNRDLTNVISMLTTDRSTVLNLYGSSGVGKTRLATEAFSQWSGPKFKVDLREIDEMKDAHFHVFLALSERSGQVEVSYEANTVIAKMEQVKRNSERDILLLLDNADKFIAAANELNASFGSLLDRLLGTPAGKTTGTNLKILLTSRCEFRHGMSLKVQNHELRALERESSDQLLQNQGRISKVPINQREKLVDMCKGKPLLLNGMAAILRQEIADAERLLGTIEQEVDVPQTQEMGRASKETKKVERFDVREEGIDHEQLSCLRKIFFFIPSNTLKESAVSLSLFCRPFTAETAAKILDVDSSEAAIRLEGIRNCQVLKVTEDKELHYDIHPLMRNFLKSVGNGKMFSKAFQKSKENFSKYFLSRLTELSSLLDKDFVKASEGFEVEKQNFEVALDISLKSDSLLISEEHHESLMICYFLEAMLDVNQRKRIFRSWADKAIENSVFRSEMRCQEALQVLKLEGWRKAAEVLKESKGILSRMPKDRKKTDSFKLARSSFLFAEGEVYYAGGNFPRALKVLNKSLKIMENLLKSHTSTSRCLNVIGNCYIKLKKPEEAIKYYQKASAMRKNLSRSGEHCDMPLFQSQIGTVYEAQKKFHEAIGQYKKALDLATKLKLPGLLYLALYNSNIGNAYAWLEQYDQAYEYAKKAYDIRKDVLGNHPLTARSAFQMAEICLYLDEFDEADEYYEEAWEIEKSLGQGNHSEVRDRIISAYRKILSGRRKRVFEEEVFEFYQRCWDEERSCEDFAFTQANKNIIDYINDRLENGGGDKEMKKKYQREALWFYEGTWKSRNTERLPYEFREDILTTLLRMCNILGNEELLRRYKVDEFKFFEKRWRKERKVLKQQDKYDTLSTLVDRATFLCYDEKVVKYNRLLQDFRKPRTSYLRSLSLSGSAVPDNDDDDDISDESDTEAGGAVGNDDDDVDDDDDDDEVDGEEEKKEEEEVQEVFEERIEYGGGEEEQEEGGIQDEEVETHEQGDQEQDNTDGEFGEEINETTVQNISQQIHSLQLEEQEEELIAEYPSKTSIFEGIVASEGFHLDLNAGAIHLTFPPDAVAEPTNIMVYRWKYGACLPQLAEHEAVVSDVIEISAAREVGGLKFNSEVKLVLSHSAADLEGYELVMKRLTDMEKNEWEEIAGCENIPQVSDMEDDYLCPNNVAHSFPVVKVRITKCSTYAVVSRLKLSPGDTITVSDGTLAHPDYPEDTITVPEKPVETETNLSFQLKETPGAVNLNPARASSGGVTPLEIYLRGPRALEAYYKALEEEETRVRRIPLMLIGQDRSGKTSLKKSLKGIPFNPHEDSTVGIDVDPSYFKVTTETWKIGEEDYATNNKAKSYFEYNLGRQVVKGLKHDENLPKTNTEAKSVSQRNQITEDSPSGMFAQDASSMDSVARTLSKIENDDNHGFETTDSYKSYPEQAKAKQTTERDDPLPPQKTLRNIESLLPDLLAADETENEDDIYLVLWDFAGESVYYETHALFLTSRAIFLLAYDLSQDPSEKAVPAKKQEMFRVIEDRIGTKTNLDYLDYWMTSVSSVSSQGKDHEVHPISTSTVLPESLPPVFLVFTHADQPFGRKDPRDLALEVYGELQEKSYSTHLCGKFEVDNTKSGQKPECPGVSSLRESIQAVARELPQMKEFIPLKWLKFEEMLQVLLNNGHKWISIEHAKQIASVSCQIHDDAAFKTAIDFLHDQRILIHFDNTDELNKLVVLDLQWLIDIMKKVITIKRYDDGEREFKILWRKLEKEGILEEKLLHHVWDPLIGKYATFESLIAIMEKFSLLCSWPASDDLSSRKYLVPSMLKTHPPQHITRLIVSARLPSLFIKFESGQVPARLFPRLVTQFLLWGKDGFWSAVNPQLYQNFARLFTAKDDNCSVVLLCHSSFIEVVVHGGNDSCQVPCAQSVFKQLLLMLECMRKEFFWLESMRFQAGVVCTVCCRERKVEFCHTHCKDDCEREECLHFIPEPELRRANEFITCTRSPTALNNKVCIKDFSAWLGSCQKRTLDVVDERLAQASSGREGEMNSAALPGDVVDSLVSRTCDAGEILHQLMQKLNLDQTCLKEPTPEATRIIRCFAAKAKISNRIDVVKHLRDIAPAGTSGPLLPGDLDIQNVPYEKLRELTIHLSGGEEWKFVAERMGFTAPEIRYLDHRTRNPFEAALTDYIQRNPMKVDDLYDILTECGMPVMADIL, encoded by the exons ATGGCGTCCGTTGGAGTGACTTCCGCATCTCAGGAAATTTCTCCCAGTTTTGAAAAACTGCTAAGGGATGTGACTGCCAATTTGAGCCCAGAAGAACTAAGGCATGCTGTGTCGTCTATCAAAACCAATTTTGAGGGAAAGTTCAATTCTAAAGACGATCAAGATTTGTACTCTTGTTTACATTTGTTCGCAAACCAAGGCGTCGTTTCAGAAGACAATCTAACGTTGTTGGAGAAGTTTGTTGTTACTTCACACACATCCAACAAAGCCACGATCGAGGctaaaattcacaatttcaAAGCAACACGACCGTTCCAAGAGCCAAGAAAAGAAGAATTAACGGGGAGAAATCGCGACTTGACGAATGTTATATCGATGCTAACAACAGATCGATCAACCGTACTTAACTTGTACGGATCCAGTGGTGTCGGAAAGACCAGGCTTGCCACGGAAGCATTTTCCCAGTGGAGTGGGCCTAAATTCAAAGTTGATTTGAGAGAAATAGATGAAATGAAGGACGCTCATTTCCacgtttttcttgcattatcaGAACGATCAGGGCAAGTGGAGGTGAGTTACGAGGCCAACACAGTCATTGCTAAAATGGAACAAGTCAAGCGGAACAGTGAAAGAGACATCCTTCTCCTCTTAGACAATGCCGATAAATTCATAGCTGCAGCCAATGAACTGAATGCAAGCTTTGGTTCGCTTTTGGATCGACTTCTTGGCACTCCTGCTGGGAAAACAACTGGAACTAACTTAAAGATCTTGTTGACATCCAGATGCGAATTTCGTCACGGTATGTCTTTGAAAGTACAAAATCACGAATTGAGAGCCTTGGAGAGGGAATCCTCAGATCAACTGCTTCAAAACCAGGGAAGAATATCTAAAGTTCCTATTAACCAACGGGAAAAACTAGTGGATATGTGCAAAGGAAAACCTTTGTTACTGAATGGCATGGCGGCCATCTTGAGACAGGAGATAGCAGATGCTGAGAGACTCCTTGGGACAATCGAGCAAGAAGTTGACGTGCCGCAGACCCAAGAAATGGGACGGGCATCTAAAGAAACTAAAAAAGTAGAGAGATTTGACGTTAGAGAAGAAGGAATTGACCATGAACAATTATCTTGTCttaggaaaatattttttttcattccaagTAACACACTCAAAGAATCCGCTGTTTCACTGTCGTTGTTTTGCCGACCGTTTACTGCAGAGACAGCTGCCAAGATCTTGGACGTAGATTCCTCGGAAGCTGCAATTCGTTTGGAAGGAATACGGAATTGTCAAGTACTTAAGGTGACTGAAGATAAAGAACTTCATTATGACATTCATCCCTTGATGCGAAATTTTCTCAAAAGTGTTGGGAACGgcaaaatgttttcaaaagctTTTCAGAAGTCCAAGgagaacttttcaaaatattttctttctaGGCTCACTGAGCTTTCGTCTCTTTTGGACAAGGACTTCGTTAAAGCCTCTGAAGGCTTTGAAGTCGAGAAACAAAACTTTGAAGTTGCTTTGGACATTTCGTTGAAGTCGGACTCTTTGCTTATTTCGGAGGAACATCACGAAAGCCTCATGATTTGTTATTTCTTGGAGGCCATGCTTGATGTTAACCAGAGAAAGAGAATCTTCCGTTCATGGGCTGATAAGGCAATAGAAA actCTGTATTTCGAAGCGAAATGCGTTGTCAGGAAGCTTTGCAAGTTCTTAAACTTGAAGGATGGCGTAAGGCAGCTGAGGTGCTGAAAGAATCGAAGGGGATACTCAGCCGAATGCCAAAGGATAGAAAGAAGACGGATTCCTTCAAGCTAGCTAGAAGTTCATTCCTGTTTGCTGAGGGTGAAGTCTATTACGCAGGTGGGAATTTTCCCAGAGCGCTTAAAGTCTTGAACAAATCCCTAAAGATAATGGAAAATCTGCTGAAAAGCCACACAAGCACCTCTCGATGCCTGAATGTAATCGGTAATTGCTACATTAAACTGAAGAAACCTGAGGAAGCAATTAAGTATTATCAAAAAGCGTCGGCAATGCGAAAAAACCTCTCGCGTTCAGGTGAGCATTGTGACATGCCACTTTTCCAAAGTCAAATCGGAACAGTTTACGAAGCACAGAAGAAGTTTCATGAGGCTATTGGTCAATACAAAAAGGCGTTAGATCTTGCAACGAAGCTTAAACTCCCTGGGCTCTTGTATTTAGCGCTTTACAACAGCAACATCGGAAATGCATATGCTTGGCTGGAGCAGTATGATCAGGCATACGAATACGCCAAAAAAGCATATGACATTAGGAAAGACGTCCTCGGAAACCACCCATTAACTGCCCGGAGTGCCTTTCAAATGGCGGAAATCTGTTTGTATCTCGATGAGTTTGACGAGGCGGACGAATACTATGAAGAAGCCTGGGAGATTGAGAAGTCCTTGGGGCAAGGAAACCACAGCGAGGTGCGTGACAGGATCATTTCAGCGTACAGGAAGATATTAAGTGGACGGAGGAAGAGGGTCTTCGAAGAGGAAGTGTTCGAATTTTACCAGCGTTGCTGGGACGAGGAAAGAAGCTGCGAGGACTTTGCGTTCACTCAAGCTAACAAGAACATCATTGATTATATCAATGACCGACTGGAGAATGGCGGGGGTGATaaagagatgaaaaaaaaatatcagcgTGAGGCACTTTGGTTTTACGAGGGAACGTGGAAGTCACGTAACACTGAAAGGCTTCCTTATGAGTTTAGAGAGGACATCTTAACTACTCTATTGAGAATGTGCAACATCCTTGGTAATGAGGAATTGCTAAGGAGATACAAAGTCgatgaatttaaatttttcgaGAAAAGATGGAGGAAAGAGAGAAAAGTCTTGAAACAGCAGGATAAGTATGATACCCTCAGTACCCTGGTTGACCGTGCTACATTTCTTTGTTATGACGAGAAGGTGGTCAAGTACAACAGGCTTTTGCAG gATTTCAGGAAACCAAGAACATCTTATCTGCGCTCTTTATCACTGTCTGGATCAGCAG TGCCTGataacgatgacgatgacgacatTAGCGATGAAAGTGATACGGAAGCTGGTGGTGCTGTTGGTAACGATGATGacgatgttgatgatgatgatgatgatgatgaagttgACGGTGAAGAGGAGAAGAAGGAGGAAGAAGAGGTCCAGGAAGTGTTTGAAGAGAGGATAGAGTACGGAGGGGGTGAGGAGGAGCAGGAAGAAGGAGGTATTCAAGACGAGGAGGTAGAAACACACGAGCAGGGGGACCAGGAACAGGACAACACTGATGGTGAATTCGGCGAGGAGATAAATGAGACGACAGTACAAAATATCTCTCAGCAAATCCACTCATTACAGCTGGAGgaacaagaagaagaattaATTGCAGAGTATCCCTCGAAGACATCAATATTCGA aggAATTGTGGCAAGCGAGGGCTTCCACTTGGATTTAAATGCAGGGGCCATTCACCTAACCTTCCCTCCGGATGCTGTGGCTGAGCCCACCAATATAATGGTCTACAGATGGAAATATGGAGCCTGTTTACCTCAGCTCGCCGAGCATGAGGCTGTTGTGAGTGATGTAATTGAGATCTCAGCCGCCAGAGAGGTCGGCGGCTTAAAATTCAACAGTGAGGTGAAACTGGTTCTTTCACACAGTGCTGCGGACCTTGAAGGCTACGAACTGGTTATGAAAAGACTCACAGATATGGAGAAGAATGAATGGGAAGAAATAGCTGGATGTGAGAATATTCCACAAGTTTCAG ATATGGAGGATGATTACCTATGTCCAAATAACGTTGCACATTCTTTTCCTGTGGTAAAGGTTCGCATTACAAAATGTTCAACATATGCTGTGGTGTCTCGGCTGAAGTTGTCTCCAGGAGACACCATCACAGTCAGTGACGGAACTCTCGCCCATCCTGATTATCCTGAAGACACAATCACAGTACCTGAAAAGCCTGTTGAAACTGAAACCAATCTTTCTTTTCAACTTAAG GAAACACCGGGTGCAGTTAACTTAAACCCTGCTAGGGCATCCTCAGGTGGAG TTACTCCTCTTGAAATTTATTTACGTGGTCCTAGGGCCTTGGAGGCTTATTACAAGGCTCTTGAAGAGGAAGAAACCCGCGTAAGAAGAATTCCTCTCATGCTGATTGGACAGGACCGTTCAGGAAAGACCAGCCTGAAAAAATCGCTTAAGGGAATACCATTCAATCCACATGAAGACAGCACTGTTGGGATAGATGTTGATCCTTCCTACTTCAAAGTAACCACTGAAACTTGGAAAATAGGGGAGGAGGATTATGCTACAAACAATAAGgcaaaaagttattttgagTATAATTTAGGTCGACAAGTAGTTAAAGGTCTAAAACATGATGAAAATCTACCCAAGACTAACactgaggcaaaaagtgtaagtCAAAGAAATCAGATCACCGAAGATTCCCCTTCTGGAATGTTTGCTCAAGATGCGTCTTCTATGGATTCCGTAGCTAGAACACTTTCTAAAATAGAGAACGATGACAATCATGGTTTTGAAACCACAGACAGTTACAAATCGTACCCAGAGCAGGCAAAAGCAAAGCAGACAACAGAAAGAGATGACCCTCTTCCCCCCCAAAAGACACTCAGAAATATAGAATCCTTGCTGCCAGACTTACTTGCTGCTGACGAGACGGAAAATGAAGATGACATCTATTTGGTTTTGTGGGATTTTGCTGGTGAGTCGGTGTATTATGAGACTCATGCCCTCTTTCTGACGTCAAGGGCAATCTTCCTTTTGGCTTATGACCTAAGCCAAGATCCTTCTGAAAAAGCGGTGCCCGCGAAAAAGCAAGAAATGTTCAGGGTTATTGAGGACAGGATTGGAACAAAAACTAACCTTGATTACCTAGACTACTGGATGACTTCAGTTTCTTCAGTATCCAGTCAAGGTAAAGATCATGAAGTGCACCCAATTTCAACGTCTACTGTTCTCCCCGAGTCACTTCCACCTGTTTTCTTAGTTTTTACTCATGCTGATCAACCTTTCGGTCGGAAAGATCCTAGAGATCTGGCCCTTGAAGTGTATGGCGAATTGCAGGAGAAGTCTTACAGCACCCACTTGTGCGGTAAGTTTGAAGTCGACAATACTAAATCAGGCCAGAAGCCGGAGTGCCCAGGAGTGTCAAGCCTACGGGAGAGCATTCAAGCAGTTGCCCGAGAGCTACCACAAATGAAGGAATTTATTCCTTTAAAGTGGTTGAAGTTTGAGGAAATGCTCCAAGTCCTTCTGAATAACGGTCATAAATGGATTAGCATTGAGCACGCAAAGCAGATAGCATCTGTTTCCTGCCAAATCCACGACGATGCAGCATTCAAAACAGCGATTGATTTTTTGCACGATCAGAGAATTCTGATACATTTTGATAACACTGATGAATTGAACAAATTAGTTGTTTTGGATCTCCAATGGTTAATCGACATTATGAAGAAGGTAATCACCATTAAACGCTACGATGATGGAGAAAGAGAATTCAAGATCCTGTGGCGCAAGCTAGAGAAAGAGGGAATTCTGGAAGAGAAACTTCTGCATCATGTGTGGGACCCGTTGATTGGAAAGTATGCCACTTTTGAAAGCCTCATCGCTATCATGGAGAAATTCAGCCTCCTGTGCTCTTGGCCTGCATCAGACGATTTATCTAGTAGGAAGTATTTGGTGCCGTCCATGTTAAAGACGCATCCACCCCAGCACATCACCAGATTGATTGTTTCTGCACGCCTCCCTTCTCTTTTTATCAAGTTTGAATCTGGGCAAGTTCCAGCCCGGCTGTTTCCGCGGCTCGTGACTCAGTTTCTTCTATGGGGAAAGGATGGATTTTGGAGCGCAGTAAATCCTCAGTTGTATCAGAATTTTGCCAGATTATTTACCGCTAAGGACGACAACTGCTCTGTTGTTCTCTTGTGTCATTCTTCGTTCATTGAAGTTGTTGTTCATGGGGGCAATGATTCTTGTCAGGTGCCTTGTGCGCAATCAGTTTTCAAGCAGCTCCTTTTGATGCTTGAGTGTATGCGTAAGGAGTTCTTTTGGTTGGAGAGTATGAGATTTCAAGCTGGAGTGGTTTGTACGGTTTGCTGCCGTGAAAGGAAAGTAGAGTTTTGCCACACTCACTGCAAGGATGATTGTGAGCGAGAGGAATGTCTTCATTTCATACCTGAACCTGAGTTGCGCCGTGCCAATGAGTTCATCACCTGCACCAGGTCACCAACCGCCCTTAATAACAAAGTTTGCATCAAGGATTTTTCAGCGTGGCTTGGTTCTTGTCAAAAG